One Fusobacterium sp. JB019 genomic window carries:
- a CDS encoding YbaN family protein, which produces MKKLLFIGGIISLVLGCVGIVLPLLPTTPFLLASCYCFSKSSDKFYKYLMENKIFGEYIKNYQEKRGITLKNKISAMVFIFLSIGYSIYRVSSIHLKFFLIIVLICVSYHILSLKIINKKITEVK; this is translated from the coding sequence ATGAAAAAATTATTATTTATAGGTGGAATAATTTCTTTGGTATTAGGTTGTGTAGGAATAGTACTGCCTCTTTTACCAACAACACCTTTTTTACTTGCTAGTTGTTATTGCTTTAGTAAGTCTTCTGATAAATTCTATAAATATTTAATGGAAAATAAAATTTTTGGAGAATATATAAAAAACTATCAAGAAAAAAGAGGAATAACTTTAAAAAATAAAATATCAGCTATGGTATTTATATTTTTAAGTATTGGTTATTCAATTTATAGAGTTTCTAGTATTCATTTAAAGTTTTTTTTAATAATAGTTTTAATATGTGTTTCATATCATATTTTAAGTTTGAAAATAATAAATAAAAAAATTACGGAGGTTAAATAA
- a CDS encoding MotA/TolQ/ExbB proton channel family protein gives MAYYLKVGGPLMWILFGLSILSLTIILERVVYFVLKEKNLKKTFKSEIIYAVSNKNMEIAYKICDKEKNTIGSTVKEFLIRFDANGDFHHFDQLVKEIAMERVSLLEKRLYILGIVGYIAPMIGLLGTVTGMIHAFRNLATYGAGDPAVVANGISQALLTTAAGLSIAIPAIVVYNFLNKRIEKTEEDIDKVTTNLINVIRKN, from the coding sequence ATGGCGTATTACTTAAAAGTTGGAGGTCCTTTAATGTGGATATTATTTGGACTGTCTATTTTATCTTTAACAATTATTTTAGAAAGAGTGGTTTATTTTGTTTTGAAGGAGAAAAATTTAAAGAAAACATTTAAATCTGAAATTATATATGCAGTTTCTAATAAAAATATGGAAATAGCTTACAAAATTTGTGATAAGGAAAAAAATACAATAGGTTCTACAGTTAAAGAATTCTTAATTCGTTTCGATGCAAATGGAGATTTTCATCATTTCGATCAATTAGTAAAAGAAATAGCTATGGAAAGAGTAAGCTTATTAGAAAAAAGATTATATATTTTAGGAATTGTAGGGTATATTGCTCCTATGATAGGTTTACTTGGAACAGTTACAGGAATGATTCATGCTTTTAGAAATTTAGCAACTTACGGGGCTGGAGATCCAGCAGTTGTAGCAAATGGAATATCTCAAGCTTTACTTACAACAGCTGCAGGGCTTTCAATTGCAATACCTGCAATTGTAGTTTATAACTTTTTAAATAAAAGAATTGAAAAAACAGAAGAAGATATAGACAAGGTAACAACAAATCTTATTAATGTAATTAGAAAGAACTAG
- a CDS encoding biopolymer transporter ExbD, with product MGRYRKKRELFAIDLTPLIDVVFLLLIFFMVSTTFDKYGQIDIEVPTANVDAKNKKVPLEIVIDKNEKYYVIKNGKSEEINIDDLSEVLAGVDSVSVTGDKNLKYQTVMDTITKIKKYGIKNLGINFNE from the coding sequence ATGGGAAGATATAGAAAAAAAAGAGAACTTTTTGCTATAGATTTGACTCCTCTTATAGATGTAGTTTTTCTACTTTTGATATTTTTTATGGTGTCTACAACATTTGACAAATACGGGCAAATAGATATTGAAGTTCCAACAGCAAATGTTGATGCTAAGAATAAAAAGGTTCCACTTGAAATAGTTATAGATAAAAATGAAAAATATTATGTTATAAAAAATGGGAAAAGTGAAGAAATAAATATAGATGATTTGTCTGAAGTTTTAGCTGGAGTAGATTCAGTATCTGTAACAGGGGACAAAAATTTAAAGTATCAAACAGTTATGGATACAATTACAAAGATAAAAAAATATGGAATAAAAAATTTAGGAATAAATTTTAATGAGTAA
- a CDS encoding energy transducer TonB encodes MRYFLLALLIHLAFFLKFNHIHETLGDPNFSSRGTIPISYNVKNKEQRIDNIKKVKGSNEVAPKKEEVKKEKVKKKKDNDFKSKMKRKKEVIKKDKKKIQKKSKPKKLGNFVANSDGSYTSYSSKGIHFEILRQIDPDYPRQAEIIRYSKEVIVGVRFLVDTKGIVKDIKITKSHKKFGFDDAVIASLRKWRFKPIVFNGKKMNVYFNKEFVFKPKS; translated from the coding sequence ATGAGATATTTTTTATTAGCTCTACTAATTCACTTAGCTTTCTTTCTTAAATTTAATCATATTCATGAAACTTTAGGGGATCCTAATTTTTCTTCAAGAGGGACAATTCCAATATCTTATAATGTGAAGAATAAAGAACAAAGAATAGATAATATAAAGAAGGTAAAAGGAAGTAATGAAGTAGCACCTAAAAAAGAAGAAGTGAAAAAAGAAAAAGTTAAGAAGAAAAAAGATAATGATTTTAAAAGTAAAATGAAAAGAAAAAAAGAAGTAATAAAAAAAGATAAGAAAAAAATTCAAAAGAAATCTAAACCTAAAAAATTAGGAAATTTTGTAGCTAATTCAGATGGTAGTTATACTTCTTATTCTTCAAAGGGAATACATTTTGAAATATTAAGACAGATAGATCCAGATTATCCAAGACAGGCTGAAATAATAAGATATTCTAAGGAAGTAATAGTTGGAGTTAGATTTTTAGTTGATACAAAAGGGATAGTAAAAGATATCAAGATTACTAAATCTCATAAGAAATTTGGATTTGATGATGCGGTAATAGCAAGTTTAAGAAAATGGAGATTTAAGCCAATTGTTTTTAATGGTAAAAAAATGAATGTATATTTTAATAAAGAATTTGTATTTAAACCAAAATCATAA
- a CDS encoding flavodoxin family protein translates to MKTLVAYSTKTGNTKKVAEAINEVIDGSEIKNIDDINNLDYDLVIVGAWIDKGTANKEAIDFIEKLENKKVAFFFTLGAYPDSDHAKDCVKRIEELFIKNNNEVIGHYLCQGAVDPKLIEFMKKQFPVDHPHGPNPERIKRWTDASTHPNLEDLEDAKSKFKSIIEGING, encoded by the coding sequence ATGAAAACTTTAGTTGCATATTCAACAAAAACAGGAAATACTAAAAAGGTAGCAGAAGCTATAAATGAAGTTATAGATGGTTCAGAAATAAAAAATATTGATGATATTAATAATTTAGATTATGATTTAGTTATAGTAGGTGCATGGATAGATAAAGGAACAGCTAATAAAGAGGCTATTGATTTTATAGAAAAGTTAGAAAATAAAAAAGTAGCATTTTTCTTTACTTTAGGAGCCTACCCTGATTCAGATCATGCTAAAGATTGTGTTAAAAGAATAGAAGAGTTATTTATAAAAAATAATAATGAAGTAATAGGACATTATTTATGTCAAGGAGCAGTAGACCCTAAATTAATAGAATTTATGAAAAAACAATTTCCAGTAGACCACCCTCATGGACCAAATCCTGAAAGAATAAAAAGATGGACTGATGCAAGTACTCATCCAAATTTAGAAGATTTAGAGGACGCTAAATCTAAATTTAAAAGTATTATAGAAGGAATAAATGGGTAG
- a CDS encoding LytTR family transcriptional regulator DNA-binding domain-containing protein, translating into MGSTPINIGIIGGNELVKDLQGKFSYNFINPLKSDEEFKILILSLEKDSNFYENLKFYSNLNISVIVLLERDNIKEMRSLFLLDIVDDCILRDDFFEIEKSIKISLNKLKNCKEFFINDTYQKGIIEFNEIKYIDFSRIERRVNFHLEDKNVFSLKRTFGSVSEKLKGIKQFNKIERGLIVNLEQIKILDYREERIIFKDYSCLYISRAKLKKLEEQRCLIANKIII; encoded by the coding sequence ATGGGTAGCACTCCTATAAATATTGGGATAATAGGTGGAAATGAGTTAGTGAAAGATTTACAGGGAAAGTTTAGTTATAATTTTATAAATCCCTTAAAAAGTGATGAAGAATTTAAGATTTTAATTTTAAGTTTAGAAAAAGATAGTAATTTTTATGAAAATTTGAAATTTTATTCTAATCTAAATATTTCTGTAATAGTTCTCCTAGAAAGGGATAATATTAAGGAAATGAGATCTTTATTTTTACTTGATATAGTAGATGATTGTATATTAAGAGATGATTTTTTTGAAATAGAAAAAAGTATAAAAATTTCATTAAATAAATTAAAAAATTGCAAAGAATTTTTTATTAACGATACATATCAAAAGGGAATTATAGAGTTTAATGAAATAAAATATATTGATTTTTCAAGGATTGAAAGAAGAGTTAATTTTCATTTAGAAGATAAAAATGTTTTTTCTTTGAAAAGAACTTTTGGATCAGTTAGTGAAAAATTAAAAGGAATAAAACAATTTAATAAAATAGAAAGAGGATTAATAGTAAACCTAGAACAAATAAAGATTTTAGATTATAGAGAGGAAAGAATTATTTTTAAAGATTATTCTTGCTTATACATCAGTAGAGCCAAGCTTAAAAAACTTGAGGAACAAAGATGTTTAATTGCTAACAAAATAATAATATAA
- a CDS encoding RluA family pseudouridine synthase: protein MKKNLMFKVKEGNELMKFLIEKLQGKSRNNIKSLLKNGQVLVNNARISQFNHKLEIGDDVIISTSRITENSLRGITVIFEDDDIIAIEKAEGLLSMATDKEKEKTAYNIVRTYLKAKDERAKVFIVHRLDRGTSGVMIFAKNPETQQKLQTGWQDIVKERIYVAVVEGRVEKDKDTIVSYLKENSAMVTYSSDKKIDGSKKAITHYEVLNRSRGYSLVEANIETGRKNQIRVHMQSIGHSVAGDKKYGAKTNPLRRIGLHARTIVFVHPTTGKTISLKTKIPGKFAGMFRETRKK, encoded by the coding sequence ATGAAGAAAAATTTAATGTTTAAAGTAAAAGAGGGAAATGAATTAATGAAGTTTTTAATAGAAAAGCTTCAAGGGAAAAGTAGAAATAATATAAAATCTCTTTTAAAAAACGGTCAAGTGTTAGTAAATAATGCGAGAATATCTCAGTTTAATCATAAATTAGAAATTGGTGATGATGTAATAATTTCAACTTCAAGAATTACAGAAAATAGTTTAAGAGGTATTACAGTAATATTTGAAGATGATGACATAATAGCAATTGAAAAGGCTGAAGGATTACTTTCAATGGCTACAGATAAGGAAAAGGAAAAAACAGCATATAATATAGTAAGAACTTATCTTAAGGCAAAGGATGAAAGAGCAAAGGTATTTATAGTTCATAGACTAGATAGAGGAACATCTGGAGTTATGATATTTGCTAAAAATCCAGAAACTCAACAAAAATTACAAACAGGGTGGCAAGATATTGTTAAAGAAAGAATATATGTTGCAGTTGTAGAGGGAAGAGTAGAAAAAGATAAGGATACAATAGTTTCTTATTTGAAAGAAAATTCAGCAATGGTAACATATTCAAGTGATAAAAAAATAGATGGATCTAAAAAAGCAATAACTCATTATGAAGTTTTAAATAGAAGTAGAGGTTATTCTTTAGTTGAAGCTAATATAGAAACAGGAAGAAAAAATCAAATTCGTGTACATATGCAAAGTATAGGTCATAGTGTAGCAGGGGATAAAAAATATGGTGCAAAAACAAATCCTCTTAGAAGAATTGGATTACATGCAAGAACTATAGTTTTTGTACATCCAACAACTGGAAAAACTATATCTTTAAAAACTAAAATACCTGGAAAATTTGCAGGAATGTTTAGAGAAACTAGAAAGAAATAG
- a CDS encoding DUF523 domain-containing protein, producing the protein MIVVSSCLCGINCKYSGENNLNENVLKLVNEGKAVPICPEQLGGLKTPRNPAEIIEKAGEIKVVTEAGADVTDEFLLGAKRSLEIAKVLGAKKAILQRRSPSCGFGKIYDGTFSGKLIPGNGLTVRLFLENGIEVISDEEYDRD; encoded by the coding sequence ATGATAGTTGTAAGTAGTTGTCTATGTGGTATAAATTGCAAATATAGTGGAGAAAATAACTTAAATGAAAATGTATTAAAGTTAGTAAATGAAGGAAAAGCAGTTCCAATTTGTCCAGAACAATTAGGAGGATTAAAAACTCCTAGAAATCCAGCTGAAATTATAGAAAAAGCTGGGGAGATTAAGGTTGTGACTGAAGCAGGAGCTGATGTAACTGATGAATTTTTATTAGGAGCTAAAAGATCTTTAGAAATAGCAAAAGTTTTAGGAGCTAAGAAAGCAATATTACAAAGAAGAAGTCCTTCTTGTGGTTTTGGAAAAATATATGATGGGACATTTTCAGGAAAACTTATTCCTGGGAATGGTTTAACAGTGAGATTATTTTTAGAAAATGGAATAGAAGTAATATCTGATGAGGAATATGACAGAGATTAA
- the glgB gene encoding 1,4-alpha-glucan branching protein GlgB, with product MKVFNSGINGKIYEFLGCHLKIQNNIKGASFNVWAPHAKEVRVVGKFNGWNGSDHLMNFNFENGVWSLFIPGIQEGDIYKFEIITHDGRRFLKSDPMAFCSELRPYTASVVMDVFKEFPWEDSAWLKKRAKWNSYESPMNIYEIHLGSWKKKPDSEIQTFDKEDKYKTIEELKLESGFYNYEEIASKLVPYIKEMGYTHIEIMPLAEHPLDASWGYQTTGYYSITSRYGTPEQFKILVNECHKAGIGVILDWVPGHFCKDSHGLYQFDGQSLYEYDDAIRFENRGWGTANFNLAKTEVKNFLISNAVFLYDIYHVDGIRADAVSNIIYLEYGQPEVYGLKNKNGGDEDLEAIKFLKELNKTIFKYTKNPLMIAEEATSWPLVTRPPYIGGLGFNYKWNMGWMNDMLKYMEEDPIYRKYNHNLVTFSLMYSFSENYILSISHDEVVHGKKSLLDKMSGSYEQKFPSLRTFYGYMYTHPGKKLLFMGGEIGQFMEWRFYEGLEWKMLKYPLHDSIKTYVKDLNHLYKEEKSLWELDCSMDGFKWIDPNNSSQGIVSYVRKSKDPKDYLVIVCNFTPVKYENFILGIPRITDYKEIFNSDRDIYGGSNILNRGIIEPRTQGRLDMPYSVIVDIPPLSTIVLKPIWADEGC from the coding sequence GTGAAAGTTTTTAATTCAGGAATAAATGGAAAAATATATGAATTTTTAGGTTGTCACTTAAAAATTCAAAATAATATAAAAGGAGCTTCTTTTAATGTTTGGGCTCCCCATGCAAAGGAAGTAAGAGTTGTAGGGAAATTTAATGGTTGGAATGGAAGCGATCATTTAATGAATTTTAATTTTGAAAATGGTGTATGGTCTTTATTTATTCCTGGGATACAGGAAGGGGATATATATAAATTTGAAATAATAACTCATGATGGGAGAAGATTTTTAAAATCAGATCCAATGGCTTTTTGTTCAGAACTTAGACCTTATACAGCTTCAGTTGTAATGGATGTTTTTAAAGAATTTCCATGGGAAGATAGTGCTTGGCTTAAAAAAAGAGCAAAATGGAATTCTTATGAAAGTCCAATGAATATATATGAAATTCATTTAGGATCTTGGAAGAAAAAACCAGATAGTGAGATACAAACTTTTGATAAGGAAGACAAGTATAAAACAATAGAAGAATTAAAATTAGAAAGTGGTTTCTATAACTATGAAGAAATCGCAAGTAAGTTAGTCCCATATATTAAAGAAATGGGGTATACTCATATAGAGATAATGCCTCTAGCAGAACATCCTTTAGATGCTTCTTGGGGATATCAAACTACAGGTTATTATTCAATAACAAGTAGATATGGGACACCTGAACAATTTAAAATTTTAGTAAACGAATGTCATAAGGCAGGAATAGGAGTTATATTAGATTGGGTACCAGGACATTTTTGTAAGGATAGTCATGGACTTTACCAATTTGATGGTCAGTCTCTTTATGAATATGATGATGCAATCAGATTTGAAAATAGAGGTTGGGGTACAGCTAATTTTAATTTAGCAAAAACAGAAGTAAAAAATTTTTTAATATCAAATGCAGTGTTCTTATATGATATTTATCATGTTGATGGAATAAGAGCAGATGCAGTATCAAATATAATTTATTTAGAATATGGTCAACCAGAAGTTTATGGATTAAAAAATAAAAATGGTGGGGATGAAGATTTAGAAGCTATAAAGTTTTTAAAAGAGCTAAATAAAACAATTTTCAAATATACAAAGAACCCATTGATGATTGCTGAAGAAGCCACATCTTGGCCTTTAGTAACGAGACCACCATATATTGGTGGTCTTGGGTTTAATTACAAGTGGAATATGGGCTGGATGAATGACATGCTTAAATATATGGAAGAAGATCCAATATATAGAAAGTATAATCATAATCTAGTTACATTTTCTTTAATGTATAGTTTTTCAGAAAACTATATATTATCAATTTCTCATGATGAGGTTGTACATGGGAAGAAATCCTTATTAGATAAAATGAGTGGAAGTTATGAACAAAAATTTCCATCTTTAAGAACATTTTACGGGTATATGTATACTCACCCAGGAAAAAAATTATTATTTATGGGTGGAGAAATAGGACAATTTATGGAATGGAGATTTTATGAAGGACTAGAGTGGAAAATGCTTAAATATCCACTTCATGACAGTATAAAAACATATGTGAAAGACTTGAATCATTTATATAAAGAAGAAAAATCTCTTTGGGAATTAGATTGTTCCATGGATGGATTTAAATGGATAGATCCTAATAATTCTTCACAGGGGATAGTTTCATATGTTAGAAAAAGTAAAGATCCAAAGGATTACTTAGTTATTGTTTGTAACTTTACTCCTGTAAAATATGAAAATTTTATTTTAGGAATACCAAGAATAACAGATTATAAAGAAATCTTTAATAGTGATAGAGATATTTATGGTGGATCAAATATATTAAATAGAGGTATCATAGAACCAAGAACCCAAGGCAGATTAGATATGCCTTATTCAGTAATAGTGGATATACCTCCTTTGTCAACAATTGTACTAAAACCAATTTGGGCGGATGAAGGATGTTAA
- a CDS encoding glucose-1-phosphate adenylyltransferase — MMKKEMMAMILAGGQGSRLKLLTKNNAKPAVPFGGKYRIIDFPLSNCSNSGIDTVGVLIQYKPRILNNYLGIGRTWDLDRNFGGISLLPPFMQENGGFWYKGTANSIYQNIDFIDDYDPEYVLILSGDHIYKMDYNKMLSYHKARNADATIAVIDVSLEEASRFGIMNVKGDHEIYEFEEKPEHPKSTLASMGIYIFKWKELKKALVEDEENKNSTNDFGKDIIPKLLGEGKKLVAYPFEGYWKDVGTIESLWEANMDLLNPRKKFDIFDKNWRIYSKSANKPSQVIGENAIVKNSLITEGCVINGTVENSVLFSGVIVEKGAIVRDSVVMCNSDIKKGATIEKAILGRNVVVKEDKKVCGKSEILLIEEDRKVNEDVIK; from the coding sequence ATTATGAAAAAAGAAATGATGGCAATGATTTTAGCCGGTGGGCAAGGTAGCAGACTAAAATTACTTACAAAAAATAATGCAAAACCAGCGGTTCCTTTTGGAGGAAAATATAGAATTATCGATTTTCCTTTGAGTAATTGTTCAAATTCAGGGATAGACACAGTTGGAGTTTTAATTCAATATAAGCCAAGAATACTAAATAATTATTTAGGTATAGGTAGAACTTGGGATTTAGATAGAAACTTCGGTGGAATCAGTTTATTACCTCCTTTTATGCAAGAAAATGGGGGATTTTGGTATAAGGGTACAGCTAATTCAATTTATCAAAATATTGATTTTATTGATGATTATGATCCAGAATATGTATTAATATTATCTGGGGACCATATTTATAAGATGGACTATAACAAAATGCTTAGTTATCATAAGGCTAGAAATGCAGATGCTACAATAGCGGTTATAGATGTATCTTTAGAAGAAGCTAGTAGATTTGGGATTATGAATGTTAAGGGAGATCATGAAATATATGAATTTGAAGAAAAACCAGAACATCCAAAAAGTACATTAGCTTCAATGGGAATATATATATTTAAATGGAAAGAATTAAAGAAAGCTTTAGTAGAAGATGAAGAGAATAAAAATTCTACAAATGATTTTGGTAAGGATATAATTCCAAAATTATTAGGAGAAGGTAAAAAATTAGTAGCTTATCCATTTGAAGGGTATTGGAAAGATGTAGGAACAATAGAAAGTTTATGGGAAGCAAATATGGATTTATTAAATCCTAGAAAGAAATTTGATATATTCGATAAAAATTGGAGAATTTATTCGAAATCTGCAAACAAGCCAAGTCAAGTTATAGGGGAAAATGCAATTGTTAAAAATTCTTTAATAACAGAAGGATGCGTTATCAATGGAACAGTTGAAAATTCAGTTCTTTTCTCAGGGGTAATTGTTGAAAAAGGAGCAATAGTTAGGGATTCTGTTGTAATGTGTAATTCTGATATAAAAAAGGGAGCTACAATTGAGAAAGCTATTTTAGGAAGAAATGTTGTAGTAAAAGAAGATAAAAAGGTTTGTGGTAAGTCAGAAATTCTTTTAATAGAAGAGGATAGAAAAGTTAATGAAGATGTTATCAAATAA
- the glgD gene encoding glucose-1-phosphate adenylyltransferase subunit GlgD, with protein MIKKYLGIISATESRDNLRRLAAHRSIAAIPLGGKYRVIDFALSNMVNAGITSVAILTESDARSLRDHVGTGRAWDLNRRHGGIFVFNDIAKERLTYDIKVLKENIEFLMRSKEEYVVISSTHLISSFDLKKLMDEHEKSGADITAVYKKVDTADIDFLELGAYNFNADGTVAEVYKNQGQSKEANISMEMFVLSKKLLIELIEKCAYINYSRNSRSIIYEQIGKLKIRGYEYTGYLGAINSLLSYFKTNMDMLSVETTKELFFDDENPVYSKSKDSVPTEYFETCKVSNALVANGCKIKGEVKRSIISRSTVIEEGAYIENSIILQNCTIKSGVKLKNVILDKNVILSEGTELKGSDLYPLVIEKELTNFD; from the coding sequence ATGATAAAAAAATATTTAGGGATAATAAGTGCAACAGAAAGTAGAGACAATCTTAGAAGACTTGCAGCTCATAGATCAATAGCAGCAATACCTTTAGGTGGAAAATATAGAGTGATAGATTTTGCATTATCAAATATGGTAAATGCAGGAATAACATCAGTTGCAATACTTACAGAAAGCGATGCAAGATCTTTAAGAGATCATGTAGGAACTGGAAGAGCTTGGGATTTAAATAGACGTCATGGTGGAATATTTGTTTTTAATGATATTGCAAAAGAACGTTTAACTTATGATATTAAAGTTCTAAAAGAAAATATAGAATTCTTAATGAGATCTAAAGAAGAGTATGTAGTAATTTCCTCAACTCATTTAATTTCAAGTTTTGATCTAAAAAAATTAATGGATGAACATGAAAAAAGTGGAGCTGATATAACTGCAGTTTATAAAAAAGTAGATACAGCTGATATAGACTTTTTAGAATTAGGAGCATATAATTTTAATGCAGATGGCACTGTAGCTGAAGTTTATAAAAATCAAGGACAATCTAAAGAAGCAAATATTTCAATGGAAATGTTTGTATTAAGTAAAAAATTATTAATAGAATTAATTGAAAAATGTGCGTATATAAATTATTCTCGTAATTCTAGATCAATAATATATGAACAAATAGGAAAATTAAAAATAAGAGGATATGAATATACAGGTTATCTAGGAGCTATTAATTCACTTCTTTCATATTTTAAAACTAATATGGATATGCTTTCAGTTGAAACAACAAAGGAATTATTCTTTGATGATGAAAACCCAGTATACAGTAAATCAAAGGATTCAGTTCCTACAGAATATTTTGAAACATGTAAAGTTTCAAATGCATTAGTTGCAAATGGATGTAAAATTAAAGGTGAAGTTAAGAGAAGTATAATTTCAAGGAGCACAGTTATAGAAGAGGGAGCTTATATTGAAAATAGTATCATTTTACAAAACTGTACTATTAAAAGTGGTGTGAAATTAAAAAATGTAATTTTAGATAAAAATGTAATATTATCTGAAGGAACAGAACTTAAGGGAAGTGATTTATATCCTTTAGTTATAGAAAAAGAGTTAACAAATTTTGACTAA
- the glgA gene encoding glycogen synthase GlgA yields the protein MKVLFVASEAAPFIKTGGLADVAHSLPKALKKSKVDIRVIIPKYSKISPEYIDKMEHVAEFKVPVGWRNQYCGLEHLKYDGVDFYFMDNEYYFKRNEPYGHYDDGEIFSFFSRGVLEAIKYMDGFVPDVIHCNDWHSGMIPVLLDAFYRYDVRYQKMRTIFTIHNLKYQGVFSRTILGELLGLDNSYFTEEKLKFYDGVSFIKGGLIYSDIVTTVSETYANEIKIPYFGENLDGLLNGIDYKLYGILNGIDYKDYNPRKDNNIVKEYGLTTLKNKLVNKEALQKEMGLPVDKNIPVIGMVTRLVGQKGLDLVKGVIKEILALDMQLVVVGTGNQMYEDLFRYYSNKYPKKLKAYIGFSNKIARHVYAGSDMFLMPSQFEPCGIGQLIALRYGTLPIVRETGGLKDTVQAYNHKTKTGNGFSFTNYNAHDMLHTIENAIKIYAHKKEWLEIQKNAMRSEISWKESAKKYRDIYKKLKETE from the coding sequence ATGAAAGTATTATTTGTAGCTTCTGAGGCAGCCCCATTTATAAAAACTGGGGGGCTTGCAGATGTAGCGCACTCATTGCCAAAGGCTTTAAAAAAATCAAAGGTGGATATTAGAGTTATTATACCAAAATATAGTAAAATATCCCCTGAATATATTGATAAAATGGAGCATGTGGCAGAATTTAAAGTTCCAGTAGGATGGAGAAATCAATATTGCGGACTTGAACACTTAAAGTATGATGGTGTGGATTTTTATTTTATGGATAATGAATATTATTTTAAAAGAAATGAACCTTATGGACATTATGATGATGGAGAAATCTTTTCATTTTTTTCAAGAGGAGTTTTAGAAGCAATAAAATATATGGATGGATTTGTTCCTGATGTTATTCATTGTAATGATTGGCATTCTGGTATGATTCCAGTATTGCTAGATGCATTCTATAGATATGATGTAAGATATCAAAAAATGAGAACAATATTTACAATACATAACTTAAAATATCAAGGAGTATTTTCAAGAACTATATTAGGAGAATTGCTTGGTCTTGATAACTCTTATTTCACTGAAGAAAAACTAAAATTTTATGATGGAGTATCATTTATAAAAGGTGGATTAATTTATTCAGATATAGTTACAACTGTTAGTGAAACTTATGCAAATGAAATAAAAATACCATATTTTGGTGAAAATTTAGATGGATTATTAAATGGAATAGACTATAAACTTTATGGAATTTTGAATGGAATAGATTACAAAGATTATAATCCTAGAAAAGATAACAATATTGTAAAGGAATATGGTCTTACTACTTTGAAAAATAAATTAGTAAATAAGGAAGCTTTACAAAAAGAAATGGGATTACCAGTTGATAAAAATATTCCAGTTATAGGAATGGTAACTAGGTTAGTTGGTCAAAAGGGACTTGACTTAGTTAAAGGTGTAATTAAAGAAATACTTGCTTTAGATATGCAACTTGTTGTTGTTGGAACTGGAAATCAAATGTATGAAGATTTATTTAGATATTATTCAAATAAATATCCTAAAAAATTAAAAGCATATATTGGATTTAGCAACAAAATAGCAAGACATGTATATGCAGGATCTGATATGTTCTTAATGCCTTCTCAATTTGAGCCTTGTGGTATTGGGCAATTAATTGCTTTAAGATATGGAACTCTTCCAATTGTTAGAGAAACAGGAGGATTAAAGGATACTGTACAAGCTTATAATCATAAGACTAAGACAGGAAACGGATTCTCTTTTACAAATTATAATGCTCATGATATGTTACATACAATTGAAAATGCAATTAAAATATATGCACATAAAAAAGAATGGTTAGAAATTCAAAAAAATGCAATGAGATCAGAAATCAGTTGGAAAGAATCTGCTAAAAAATATAGAGATATTTATAAAAAATTAAAAGAAACTGAGTAA